The Haloarchaeobius sp. HME9146 DNA segment CCTCGTACGCGGGCGGAATCTCGGGCGTCTCGCCGGTGAGCATCCCGGTCGTGTACACCGTCGTCTGGCGGAACCGACCGTACGGCGTCGACGTGTTATCGTCTGACATGTCCCGGGGTTCGGTGGGGTCGGAGATAACGTGTGGGGGTTGCTCACCATCGACTATTTCAGTAAACTAACAAGTGGGCCCGATGGGCAACACTAAACTATAGACGTTTCAACAAGAATGCACGAAGGGTATTAATACTGGAGCCACGCCACGCGAGATCTCCCGGGCTACCGTCGGTTCAACTCGGTCCGGACGAAGACCGCGAGCGCGAGCACAGAGAGCACGAAGCCAACGATGGTGAACCCCGAGAACGAGAGGTTCTGGAAGTGAGCGGTGAAACTCTTGTCCGTGGGGTAGTCGGGCGAAGGGAGCACCGGCCACAGCAGGAACGTGAGGTCGGCGAACTGGAGCTTGAGCAGCGAGTTGAGTGAATCGCCCACGAGGTGGGAGGCGTAGCCGAACGACGCGGCAAACGCGAGGTCGGTACGGTCGTACCGCCGAGCGACCGCGTACGCGAGGACGATGAAGACGCTCAGCGTCAGAAGGGAGTGCGCGAAACTCCGGCCCGTCGGCAATATCGTCGCCCACCAGGCGAGCGGTTTGTCGACGAGGTCAGGCAACTGAGTCCCGACGAGCAACACGAGTAAGACCAGCACCGACTCGTGGGCCTTCCGTTTCGTCGGTAGCAGTCGATAAGCGAGATAGCCGAACGCAGCGTGTCCCCAGGGCCACATCGGACTCTGCTTTGCAGAGGAGCGGGATACGTTCGTTGCTTTCCCGGAGAAGATTGCGAAATGCATTGGGACGCATGGCCAAAAACTATATACTATGAATGTCTCGCTACTATCACGTCAACCACATTGGGGTTGTGGTGGGGGAAACATGTCAGGTATGAACACTCAGTATTGCGAGCACTGTGAGGAAGAGAAGCCGATCGTCCAGACGGTCGGCTGGCAACCGAACGTCTGCAGAGGTTGTGGGAACGACATCGAAGACTGACAGCAGGCACGGGGGCGAGCCAACATCTTCTTGAGCGCCCCCGCACAATCGGCGACCAATGACAACTCGTCGTCGCCAGCGGTACGTCCATGCGACCCTCGCATGGACCCTCGCCAGCGCACTCGCGCTGTCGCTGCTGGGCGCGCTCGAGTACGAGCTCTTCTTCGTCTGTTCGCTCATCGGGGTGTTGGTCGTGACCGAACTGACAGCTGCAATCAATGTGACGCCGACCTGGCGCAAGCGCCTGCGCTGGCTCATCGGACTCGG contains these protein-coding regions:
- a CDS encoding metal-dependent hydrolase, whose protein sequence is MHFAIFSGKATNVSRSSAKQSPMWPWGHAAFGYLAYRLLPTKRKAHESVLVLLVLLVGTQLPDLVDKPLAWWATILPTGRSFAHSLLTLSVFIVLAYAVARRYDRTDLAFAASFGYASHLVGDSLNSLLKLQFADLTFLLWPVLPSPDYPTDKSFTAHFQNLSFSGFTIVGFVLSVLALAVFVRTELNRR